The proteins below come from a single Pseudomonas chlororaphis genomic window:
- a CDS encoding transporter: protein MTIKAINVRNQFKGTIKEIVEGDVLSEIDVQTASGIVTSVITTRSVKELELAIGSEVIAFVKSTEVSIAKL, encoded by the coding sequence ATGACTATCAAAGCCATCAACGTGCGCAACCAGTTCAAAGGCACCATCAAGGAAATCGTCGAAGGCGACGTGCTCTCGGAAATCGACGTGCAAACGGCCTCCGGCATCGTCACCTCGGTCATCACCACCCGTTCGGTGAAAGAGCTGGAGCTGGCAATCGGCAGCGAAGTGATCGCCTTCGTCAAATCCACCGAGGTGTCCATCGCCAAGTTGTGA
- a CDS encoding gamma-glutamylputrescine synthetase, with amino-acid sequence MSVPPRAVQLNEANAFLKEHPEVLYVDLLIADMNGVVRGKRIERTSLHKVYEKGINLPASLFALDINGSTVESTGLGLDIGDADRICYPIPGTLSNEPWQKRPTAQLLMTMHELEGEPFFADPREVLRQVVTKFDELGLTICAAFELEFYLIDQENVNGRPQPPRSPISGKRPHSTQVYLIDDLDEYVDCLQDILEGAKEQGIPADAIVKESAPAQFEVNLHHVADPIKACDYAVLLKRLIKNIAYDHEMDTTFMAKPYPGQAGNGLHVHISVLDKDGKNIFASEDPEQNAALRHAIGGVLETLPAQMAFLCPNVNSYRRFGAQFYVPNSPTWGLDNRTVALRVPTGAADAVRLEHRVAGADANPYLLMASVLAGVHHGLVNKIEPGAPVEGNSYEQNEQSLPNNLRDALRELDDSEVMAKYIDPKYIDIFVACKESELEEFEHSISDLEYNWYLHTV; translated from the coding sequence ATGTCGGTACCCCCGCGTGCCGTTCAGCTTAACGAAGCGAACGCGTTCCTTAAGGAACATCCTGAGGTTCTGTACGTTGACCTTCTGATTGCGGATATGAATGGTGTGGTGCGCGGCAAGCGCATCGAACGCACCAGCCTCCACAAGGTTTACGAGAAAGGCATCAACCTGCCGGCCTCCCTGTTTGCCCTGGACATCAATGGCTCGACGGTGGAAAGCACCGGCCTGGGCCTGGACATCGGCGATGCCGACCGGATCTGCTACCCCATCCCCGGCACCCTGAGCAATGAGCCCTGGCAAAAGCGCCCCACCGCGCAACTGCTGATGACCATGCACGAGCTCGAAGGCGAGCCGTTCTTCGCCGACCCCCGCGAGGTCCTGCGCCAGGTCGTGACCAAGTTCGATGAGCTGGGCCTGACCATCTGCGCCGCGTTCGAGTTGGAGTTCTACCTGATCGACCAGGAGAACGTGAATGGACGCCCACAACCGCCCCGCTCCCCCATCTCCGGCAAGCGTCCGCATTCGACCCAGGTCTACCTGATTGACGACCTCGACGAATATGTCGATTGCCTCCAGGACATCCTCGAAGGCGCCAAGGAACAAGGCATTCCCGCCGACGCCATCGTCAAGGAAAGTGCCCCGGCGCAGTTCGAAGTGAACCTGCACCACGTCGCCGACCCGATCAAGGCCTGCGACTATGCGGTCCTGCTCAAGCGCCTGATCAAGAACATCGCCTACGACCATGAAATGGACACCACCTTCATGGCCAAGCCGTACCCAGGCCAGGCGGGCAATGGTCTGCACGTTCACATTTCGGTCCTGGACAAAGACGGCAAGAACATCTTTGCCAGCGAGGATCCCGAGCAGAACGCCGCGCTGCGTCACGCGATCGGCGGTGTGCTCGAGACCCTGCCCGCGCAGATGGCCTTCCTCTGCCCGAACGTCAACTCCTACCGCCGTTTCGGCGCCCAGTTCTACGTGCCGAACTCGCCGACCTGGGGCCTGGACAACCGCACCGTGGCCTTGCGCGTACCGACCGGCGCTGCCGATGCCGTGCGCCTGGAACACCGTGTGGCCGGCGCCGACGCCAACCCATACCTGCTGATGGCCTCCGTGCTGGCTGGCGTGCACCATGGCCTGGTCAACAAGATCGAGCCGGGTGCTCCGGTCGAAGGCAACAGCTACGAGCAGAACGAGCAAAGCCTGCCGAACAACCTGCGCGATGCCCTGCGCGAGCTGGACGACAGCGAAGTCATGGCCAAGTACATCGACCCGAAATACATCGATATCTTCGTGGCCTGCAAGGAAAGCGAGCTGGAGGAGTTCGAACACTCCATCTCCGACCTTGAATACAACTGGTACCTGCATACCGTGTAA
- the ssuB gene encoding aliphatic sulfonates transport ATP-binding subunit (part of the ABC type transport system SsuABC for aliphatic sulfonates; with SsuA being the periplasmic substrate-binding subunit, SsuB the ATP-binding subunit and SsuC the permease): MTAQQPPRLLRGIPLAVRKLQKTFGTRAVLRDIDLHIPAGQFVAVVGRSGCGKSTLLRLLAGLDQPSAGQLLAGSAPLSAVQQDTRLMFQEARLLPWKKIIDNVGLGLKGNWRPQALQALEAVGLADRANEWPAALSGGQKQRVALARALIHQPRLLLLDEPLGALDALTRIEMQQLIENLWQAHGFTVLLVTHDVSEAVAIADRVILIEDGQIGLDLLIDLPRPRVRGSHRLASLETEVLNRVLSLPGQPPEPEPVSPLPTQLRWAQ, from the coding sequence ATGACGGCCCAACAACCTCCGCGCCTGCTGCGAGGCATCCCGCTGGCGGTGCGCAAGTTGCAGAAAACCTTCGGCACCCGTGCGGTGCTGCGTGATATCGACTTGCATATCCCGGCCGGGCAGTTCGTGGCGGTGGTCGGTCGCAGCGGCTGTGGCAAAAGTACTTTGCTGCGCTTGCTGGCCGGCCTCGACCAACCCAGCGCGGGTCAATTGCTGGCCGGCTCGGCGCCGTTGAGTGCCGTGCAACAGGACACGCGGCTGATGTTCCAGGAGGCGCGCTTGTTGCCCTGGAAAAAAATCATCGACAACGTCGGTCTTGGGCTCAAGGGCAACTGGCGGCCGCAAGCCTTGCAGGCGTTGGAAGCCGTCGGCCTGGCCGACCGTGCCAATGAATGGCCGGCCGCGTTGTCCGGTGGCCAGAAGCAACGCGTGGCCCTGGCCCGGGCGCTGATCCACCAACCGCGCTTGCTGTTGCTCGACGAACCCTTGGGGGCGCTGGACGCCCTGACCCGTATCGAGATGCAGCAGTTGATCGAAAACCTGTGGCAGGCACACGGCTTCACCGTGTTGCTGGTGACTCACGACGTCAGCGAAGCGGTGGCCATCGCCGACCGGGTCATCCTGATCGAAGACGGCCAGATCGGCCTCGACCTGCTCATCGACCTGCCACGTCCACGGGTTCGCGGCTCTCATCGCCTGGCGAGCCTGGAAACCGAAGTGCTCAACCGTGTGCTGTCCTTGCCCGGCCAACCGCCGGAACCCGAACCCGTTTCACCCTTGCCCACGCAGTTGCGTTGGGCGCAATGA
- a CDS encoding aminotransferase — MTGNNPQTREWQALSNDHHLAPFSDFKQLKEKGPRIITRAKGVYLWDSEGNQILDGMAGLWCVAVGYGRDELADAASRQMRELPYYNLFFQTAHPPVLELSKAIADIAPEGMNHVFFTGSGSEGNDTMLRMVRHYWAIKGQPNKKVIISRKNGYHGSTVAGASLGGMTYMHEQGDLPIPGIVHIAQPYWFGEGGDMSPEAFGVWAADQLEAKILEVGVDNVGAFIAEPIQGAGGVIVPPDSYWPRVKEILAKYDILFVADEVICGFGRTGEWFGTDHFGLKPHMMTIAKGLTSGYIPMGGLIVRDDVVDVLNEGGDFNHGFTYSGHPVAAAVALENIRILREEKIIERVHNETAPYLQKRLRELNDHPLVGEVRGVGLLGAIELVQDKATRKRYEGRGVGMICRQFCFDNGLIMRAVGDTMIIAPPLVISKAEIDELVTKARQCLDLTLSALQG; from the coding sequence ATGACCGGCAACAACCCGCAAACCCGCGAATGGCAGGCCCTGAGCAACGATCATCACCTGGCGCCGTTCAGCGACTTCAAGCAACTCAAGGAGAAAGGCCCGCGCATCATCACCCGCGCCAAGGGCGTCTACCTCTGGGACAGCGAAGGCAACCAGATCCTCGATGGCATGGCCGGCCTCTGGTGCGTGGCCGTCGGTTACGGCCGTGATGAACTGGCCGACGCCGCCAGCCGGCAGATGCGCGAACTGCCGTACTACAACCTGTTCTTCCAGACCGCTCACCCGCCGGTGCTGGAGCTGTCCAAGGCCATCGCCGATATCGCCCCTGAAGGCATGAACCATGTGTTCTTCACCGGCTCCGGCTCCGAAGGCAACGACACCATGCTGCGCATGGTTCGCCATTACTGGGCGATCAAGGGCCAGCCGAACAAGAAAGTCATCATCAGCCGCAAGAACGGCTATCACGGTTCGACCGTGGCCGGCGCGAGCCTGGGCGGCATGACCTACATGCACGAGCAGGGCGACCTGCCGATCCCGGGCATCGTCCACATCGCCCAGCCCTATTGGTTCGGCGAAGGCGGCGACATGAGCCCGGAGGCCTTCGGCGTGTGGGCGGCCGACCAACTGGAAGCCAAGATCCTGGAGGTCGGCGTGGACAACGTCGGTGCGTTCATCGCCGAGCCGATCCAAGGCGCGGGCGGCGTGATCGTTCCGCCGGACAGCTACTGGCCGCGGGTGAAGGAAATCCTCGCCAAGTACGACATCCTGTTCGTGGCCGACGAAGTGATCTGCGGTTTTGGCCGCACCGGGGAATGGTTCGGCACCGATCATTTCGGCTTGAAGCCGCACATGATGACCATCGCCAAGGGCCTGACCTCCGGCTACATCCCCATGGGCGGGCTGATCGTGCGTGACGATGTGGTCGACGTGCTCAATGAAGGGGGCGACTTCAACCACGGCTTCACCTACTCCGGTCACCCGGTGGCCGCCGCGGTGGCCCTGGAGAACATTCGCATCCTGCGCGAAGAAAAGATCATCGAGCGCGTCCACAACGAAACGGCACCCTATTTGCAGAAGCGTTTGCGGGAACTGAACGATCATCCGCTGGTGGGTGAGGTCCGGGGTGTCGGCCTGCTGGGGGCAATCGAACTGGTTCAGGACAAGGCCACGCGCAAGCGCTATGAAGGTCGGGGCGTGGGCATGATCTGCCGGCAGTTCTGCTTCGACAACGGGCTGATCATGCGTGCGGTGGGCGACACCATGATCATTGCGCCGCCACTGGTGATCAGCAAGGCCGAGATCGACGAACTGGTGACCAAGGCGCGGCAGTGCCTGGACCTGACCCTCAGTGCGTTGCAAGGCTAA
- a CDS encoding glutamine synthetase, producing the protein MSNNLDQLTDWLKDHKITEVECMIGDLTGITRGKISPTNKFIAEKGMRLPESVLLQTVTGDYVEDDIYYELLDPADIDMICRPDENAVFLVPWAIEPTAQVIHDSYDKQGNPIELSPRNVLKKVLKLYADKGWQPIVAPEMEFYLTKRSDDPDFPLQPPVGRSGRPETGRQSFSIEAANEFDPLFEDVYDWCELQELDLDTLIHEDGTAQMEINFRHGDALSLADQILVFKRTMREAALKHNVAATFMAKPMTGEPGSAMHLHQSIIDKDTGKNVFSNEDGTMSELFLHHIGGLQKLIPELLPLFAPNVNSFRRFLPDTSAPVNVEWGEENRTVGLRVPDAGPQNRRVENRLPGADANPYLAIAASLLCGFIGMVEGINPSAPVVGRGYERRNLRLPLTIEDALERMENSATIEKYLGKKFITGYVAVKRAEHENFKRVISSWEREFLLFAV; encoded by the coding sequence ATGAGTAACAACCTCGACCAGCTCACCGATTGGTTGAAAGACCACAAGATCACAGAAGTCGAATGCATGATTGGCGACCTGACCGGTATCACCCGGGGCAAGATCTCGCCGACCAACAAGTTCATTGCCGAAAAAGGCATGCGCCTGCCCGAGAGCGTCCTGCTCCAGACCGTGACAGGCGACTATGTCGAAGACGACATCTATTACGAACTGCTCGATCCTGCCGACATCGACATGATATGCCGCCCGGACGAGAACGCCGTCTTCCTTGTGCCCTGGGCCATCGAGCCCACTGCCCAGGTCATCCACGATTCCTACGACAAGCAGGGCAACCCGATCGAGCTGTCGCCGCGCAACGTGCTCAAGAAGGTGCTCAAGCTGTACGCCGACAAAGGCTGGCAGCCGATCGTCGCGCCGGAGATGGAGTTCTACCTGACCAAGCGCAGCGACGACCCGGACTTCCCGCTGCAACCGCCTGTTGGCCGCTCCGGCCGCCCGGAAACCGGGCGCCAGTCGTTCTCGATCGAGGCCGCCAACGAATTCGACCCGCTGTTCGAGGACGTCTACGACTGGTGCGAGTTGCAGGAGCTGGACCTCGACACCCTGATCCACGAGGACGGCACGGCGCAGATGGAAATCAACTTCCGTCATGGCGACGCCCTGTCCCTGGCCGACCAGATCCTGGTGTTCAAGCGCACCATGCGCGAGGCGGCACTCAAGCACAACGTGGCCGCGACCTTCATGGCCAAACCCATGACCGGCGAGCCGGGCAGTGCAATGCACCTGCACCAGAGCATCATCGACAAGGACACCGGCAAGAACGTCTTCTCCAATGAAGACGGGACCATGAGCGAGCTGTTCCTGCACCACATCGGCGGCTTGCAGAAGCTCATCCCCGAGCTGCTGCCGCTGTTCGCCCCCAACGTCAACTCGTTCCGCCGCTTCCTGCCGGATACCTCGGCGCCCGTGAACGTGGAGTGGGGCGAAGAAAACCGCACCGTCGGCCTGCGCGTGCCGGATGCCGGGCCACAGAACCGTCGGGTGGAAAACCGCCTGCCGGGCGCCGACGCCAACCCGTACCTGGCCATTGCCGCGAGCCTGCTGTGCGGTTTCATCGGCATGGTCGAAGGCATCAACCCGAGTGCGCCGGTGGTGGGACGGGGTTACGAACGCCGGAACCTGCGCCTGCCGCTGACCATCGAAGATGCGTTGGAGCGCATGGAAAACAGCGCCACCATCGAGAAATACCTGGGCAAGAAATTCATCACGGGCTACGTCGCGGTCAAGCGGGCCGAGCATGAAAACTTCAAGCGCGTCATCAGTTCGTGGGAGCGGGAATTCCTGCTCTTTGCCGTCTGA
- a CDS encoding TetR family transcriptional regulator has translation MTRTATPRKPRARSQARIDSILDAARTLLAAEGVASLSIYSVAERAGIPPSSVYHFFASVPALLEALTADVHAAFRACLQAPIDHDALNHWHDLSRLVEQRMLTIYGQDAAARQLILAQHGLTEVTQADRQHDLELGDLMHKLFDRHFALPALPTDVDVFALAMELGDRVYARSVQQHGQITPRMAEEGMRVFDAYLGLYLPPYLPKRETA, from the coding sequence ATGACGCGCACCGCCACCCCTCGCAAACCCCGCGCACGCAGCCAGGCCCGGATCGACTCGATTCTCGACGCCGCCCGCACGCTGCTTGCCGCCGAAGGCGTGGCCAGCCTGTCGATCTACAGCGTCGCTGAACGCGCCGGGATTCCCCCGTCCTCCGTGTATCACTTCTTCGCCAGCGTCCCTGCCCTGCTCGAAGCCCTGACCGCCGATGTCCACGCCGCGTTCCGCGCCTGCCTGCAAGCCCCCATCGACCATGACGCCCTGAACCACTGGCACGACCTGTCACGGCTGGTGGAACAGCGCATGCTCACCATCTATGGCCAGGACGCCGCCGCCCGCCAATTGATCCTGGCCCAGCATGGCCTGACCGAGGTCACCCAGGCCGACCGCCAGCACGACCTCGAACTCGGCGACCTGATGCACAAGCTCTTCGACCGCCATTTCGCCCTGCCGGCCCTGCCCACCGACGTCGACGTGTTCGCCCTGGCCATGGAACTGGGCGACCGCGTCTACGCCCGCTCGGTGCAGCAACACGGGCAGATCACCCCACGCATGGCCGAAGAAGGCATGCGAGTGTTCGACGCGTACCTGGGCCTGTACCTGCCGCCGTATCTGCCCAAGCGAGAAACAGCCTGA
- a CDS encoding alkanesulfonate monooxygenase (catalyzes the release of sulfite from alkanesulfonates) — MSLNIFWFLPTHGDGHYLGTAEGARAVDHGYLQQIAQAADRLGFGGVLIPTGRSCEDSWLVAASLIPVTQRLKFLVALRPGIISPTVAARQAATLDRLSGGRALFNLVTGGDPDELAGDGLFLDHEARYQASVEFTRIWRRVLEGETVDYDGEHISVKGAKLLYPPIQQPRPPLYFGGSSEAAQDLAAEQVEMVLTWGEPPEAVAQKIEQVRAKAAKLGRTVRFGIRLHVIVRETNAEAWQAANRLISHLDDDTIARAQASLARFDSVGQQRMAALHGGRRDKLEVSPNLWAGVGLVRGGAGTALVGDGPTVAARVKEYADLGIDTFIFSGYPHLEESYRVAELLFPHLDVERPELPKSQGYVSPFGEMVANDILPKAAAQS, encoded by the coding sequence TTGGCACCGCCGAAGGCGCCCGCGCCGTCGATCACGGCTACCTGCAACAGATCGCCCAGGCTGCGGACCGGCTGGGTTTCGGTGGCGTGCTGATTCCCACCGGACGCTCCTGCGAAGACTCCTGGCTGGTGGCGGCCTCGTTGATTCCCGTGACTCAGCGCCTGAAGTTCCTCGTTGCCCTGCGCCCCGGGATCATTTCCCCGACGGTGGCGGCGCGGCAGGCCGCAACCCTGGACCGGTTGTCCGGCGGGCGCGCGTTGTTCAACCTGGTGACGGGTGGCGACCCGGACGAACTGGCCGGCGACGGCCTGTTCCTCGACCACGAGGCGCGCTACCAGGCGTCGGTGGAGTTCACTCGCATCTGGCGTCGGGTCCTGGAAGGCGAGACCGTGGATTACGACGGCGAGCACATCAGCGTCAAGGGCGCCAAGTTGCTCTACCCGCCGATCCAGCAACCGCGTCCGCCTTTGTATTTCGGCGGCTCTTCCGAAGCGGCCCAGGACCTCGCCGCCGAACAGGTGGAAATGGTGCTGACCTGGGGCGAACCACCGGAGGCCGTTGCCCAGAAAATCGAACAGGTCCGGGCCAAGGCTGCCAAGCTGGGCCGCACCGTGCGCTTCGGCATCCGCTTGCACGTGATCGTGCGCGAAACCAATGCCGAGGCCTGGCAGGCCGCCAACCGGTTGATCTCCCACCTGGACGACGACACCATCGCCCGCGCCCAGGCCTCCCTGGCGCGCTTCGACTCGGTGGGCCAGCAACGCATGGCCGCCCTGCACGGTGGTCGGCGCGACAAACTGGAAGTGAGCCCCAACCTCTGGGCCGGTGTCGGCCTGGTTCGCGGTGGTGCCGGCACGGCACTGGTGGGCGATGGCCCGACTGTCGCCGCGCGGGTCAAGGAATACGCCGACCTGGGGATCGATACGTTCATCTTCTCGGGTTATCCACACCTGGAAGAGTCCTATCGCGTGGCGGAACTGTTGTTCCCGCATCTGGACGTGGAGCGCCCGGAACTGCCCAAGAGCCAGGGCTACGTGAGCCCGTTCGGGGAAATGGTCGCCAATGACATTCTCCCCAAAGCCGCCGCACAGAGCTGA
- the ssuC gene encoding alkanesulfonate transporter permease subunit (part of the ABC type transport system for alkanesulfonate SsuABC; SsuB the ATP-binding subunit and SsuC the permease), with translation MKKLIHNLAPWAVPLLLLAVWQLAVSAGWLSTRILPAPVAVIEAGVNLVRSGEIWTHLAISGWRAAVGFAIGGGIGLILGFITGLSKWGERLLDSSVQMVRNVPHLALIPLVILWFGIDESAKIFLVALGTLFPIYLNTYHGIRNVDPALVEMSRSYGLSGFSLFRQVILPGALPSILVGVRFALGFMWLTLIVAETISASSGIGYLAMNAREFLQTDVVVLAILLYAVLGKLADLAARGLERVWLRWHPAYQVSKGGVA, from the coding sequence ATGAAAAAACTTATCCACAACCTGGCGCCCTGGGCGGTGCCGCTGCTGTTGCTGGCGGTGTGGCAACTGGCAGTGTCGGCGGGCTGGCTGTCCACGCGGATCCTGCCGGCCCCGGTGGCGGTCATCGAGGCCGGGGTAAACCTGGTGCGCAGCGGCGAGATCTGGACGCACCTGGCCATCAGCGGCTGGCGGGCGGCGGTCGGCTTCGCCATCGGCGGCGGTATCGGCCTGATCCTGGGCTTTATCACTGGCCTGTCGAAATGGGGCGAGCGCCTGTTGGACAGCTCGGTGCAGATGGTCCGCAACGTCCCGCACCTGGCGTTGATTCCCCTGGTGATCCTGTGGTTCGGCATCGACGAGTCGGCGAAGATTTTCCTGGTGGCGCTGGGCACGCTGTTTCCCATCTACCTCAACACCTATCACGGCATCCGTAATGTCGATCCGGCCCTGGTGGAGATGTCCCGCAGCTATGGCTTGTCCGGCTTCAGCCTGTTTCGCCAGGTGATCCTGCCAGGTGCCTTGCCGTCGATCCTGGTGGGGGTGCGGTTTGCACTCGGTTTCATGTGGTTGACGCTGATCGTGGCGGAAACCATCTCGGCCAGTTCCGGCATCGGCTATCTGGCGATGAATGCCCGGGAGTTCCTGCAGACCGACGTTGTGGTGCTGGCGATTCTTCTGTACGCCGTGCTGGGCAAGCTGGCCGACCTTGCCGCCCGCGGGCTGGAACGGGTCTGGTTGCGTTGGCACCCGGCCTACCAAGTGAGCAAGGGAGGTGTCGCATGA
- a CDS encoding spermidine/putrescine ABC transporter substrate-binding protein gives MKALGMKIAGKTLLAMSLVGAMAGAVQADDKVLHVYNWSDYIAPDTVAKFEKETGIKVVYDVFDSNETLEAKLLAGKSGYDIVVPSNNFLAKQIKAGVYQPLDKSKLTNWKNLDTDLLKAVGDASDKGNQHAFPYMWGTIGIGYNPEKVKAALGVDKIDSWDTLLKPENIAKLKGCGVSFLDSPTEMIPVALHYLGYPTDSQDKKQLADAEALFLKIRPSISYFHSSKYISDLANGNICVAVGYSGDIEQSKSRAAEAGGKVKVAYAIPKEGAGSFYDMVAIPKDAENVDAAYQYMNFLLKPEIMAEITNNVRFPNGNKAATALVEKDISGDPNIYPSDEVKAKLYAISDLPPATQRILTRSWTKIKSGK, from the coding sequence ATGAAGGCATTAGGTATGAAGATAGCTGGCAAGACCCTCCTCGCCATGTCGCTGGTGGGCGCGATGGCGGGTGCCGTCCAGGCGGACGACAAAGTGCTGCACGTCTATAACTGGTCCGACTATATTGCGCCGGACACCGTCGCCAAGTTCGAGAAGGAAACGGGGATCAAGGTCGTCTACGACGTGTTCGACAGCAACGAAACCCTCGAAGCCAAGTTGCTGGCCGGCAAATCCGGTTATGACATCGTGGTGCCGTCGAACAACTTCCTGGCCAAGCAGATCAAGGCCGGCGTCTACCAGCCACTGGACAAGTCCAAGCTGACCAACTGGAAGAATCTCGACACCGACCTGCTCAAGGCCGTTGGCGATGCCAGCGACAAGGGCAACCAGCATGCCTTCCCTTACATGTGGGGCACCATCGGTATCGGCTACAACCCGGAGAAGGTCAAGGCCGCGCTGGGCGTCGACAAGATCGACTCGTGGGACACCCTGCTCAAGCCGGAGAACATCGCCAAGCTCAAGGGCTGCGGCGTGAGTTTCCTCGACTCACCGACCGAAATGATCCCGGTGGCGTTGCACTACCTGGGCTACCCGACCGACAGCCAGGACAAGAAACAACTGGCCGACGCCGAGGCACTGTTCCTCAAGATCCGTCCTTCGATCAGCTATTTCCATTCGTCCAAGTACATCTCTGACCTGGCCAACGGCAACATCTGCGTCGCCGTGGGTTACTCGGGCGATATCGAACAGTCCAAGTCCCGCGCTGCCGAAGCGGGTGGCAAGGTCAAGGTGGCCTACGCCATTCCAAAAGAGGGCGCCGGTTCCTTCTATGACATGGTCGCCATTCCCAAGGACGCCGAAAACGTCGACGCGGCCTACCAGTACATGAACTTCCTGCTGAAGCCGGAAATCATGGCCGAGATCACCAACAACGTACGCTTCCCGAACGGCAACAAGGCGGCGACGGCACTGGTGGAAAAAGATATCTCCGGCGACCCGAACATCTACCCGTCGGATGAAGTGAAGGCCAAGCTCTACGCGATCAGTGACTTGCCGCCGGCCACCCAGCGGATCCTGACCCGCAGCTGGACCAAGATCAAATCCGGCAAGTAA
- a CDS encoding toxin/anti-toxin system, HipA-like toxin module: MARAYIYVEDPQTGEIRTLGRLSIDNGRGEFSYDPEYVAQHRWVPDPIRYPLRIQPFTGIATNRGVPGFINDSMPDGWGERVLRDLHRADLEAVDYLLKSPNNDRAGNLMAGISRHPPVGIGQEALPSLKGLSAFIEATEAIFDNQLDDEAIKTLQLRKQRSSLGGARPKRTLHDEGVFILAKPRDRYDTCDVPAMEHACMTFASLKGLNVAKTALYLGAPSTLLVKRFDRFPIAESGRRIPMLSGLTLLDADWRSNDRSAWVYAGLANEMQRRGVPDDDLRELFKRMCFNALVGNDDDHPKNHAILWLEGRWRLAPMYDVVPGLEGSSPPYLSMAVGRSGRVISRENLLSHCLHFALTPEQATDVLDEVISWEAELGAHYASHLTGAELELGVSAIGAKRMKS; this comes from the coding sequence ATGGCCAGGGCCTACATTTATGTTGAAGACCCTCAGACTGGAGAGATCCGCACGCTGGGGCGATTGAGCATCGATAATGGTCGGGGCGAGTTCAGCTACGACCCGGAGTATGTTGCCCAGCATCGTTGGGTGCCAGATCCCATCCGTTATCCGTTGCGCATCCAGCCTTTTACCGGCATTGCCACCAACCGCGGTGTGCCCGGTTTCATCAATGATTCAATGCCCGACGGCTGGGGCGAGCGTGTCTTGAGAGACCTTCATCGAGCGGATCTGGAGGCTGTCGATTACCTGCTCAAGTCCCCCAACAACGATCGCGCCGGCAACCTCATGGCCGGGATAAGCCGGCATCCACCCGTTGGCATCGGCCAGGAAGCGCTGCCCTCCCTTAAGGGGTTGTCTGCATTCATCGAGGCCACCGAAGCGATCTTCGATAACCAACTGGATGATGAGGCGATCAAAACCCTCCAGTTGCGCAAACAACGTTCATCGCTGGGGGGCGCAAGGCCCAAGCGTACATTACACGATGAGGGCGTCTTCATTCTTGCCAAGCCCCGTGATCGCTATGACACCTGTGATGTCCCGGCCATGGAACATGCCTGCATGACATTCGCTTCGCTCAAGGGACTGAATGTCGCGAAAACTGCGCTGTACCTCGGTGCGCCCTCGACGTTGCTGGTCAAACGATTCGACCGATTTCCGATTGCCGAGTCCGGCCGTCGGATACCGATGCTGAGCGGGCTGACGCTCCTGGATGCCGATTGGCGATCCAATGATCGCAGCGCCTGGGTGTATGCCGGGCTTGCCAACGAGATGCAGCGTCGCGGGGTGCCGGATGATGACTTGCGTGAACTGTTCAAGCGCATGTGTTTCAACGCCCTGGTGGGCAATGACGATGATCACCCGAAGAATCACGCCATTCTCTGGCTCGAGGGACGCTGGCGGTTGGCTCCGATGTATGACGTAGTCCCGGGACTGGAGGGTTCGTCACCACCCTACCTTTCGATGGCGGTTGGTCGCAGTGGGCGAGTGATCAGTCGAGAGAACCTGCTCAGCCATTGCCTGCACTTTGCCTTGACGCCAGAGCAGGCCACCGATGTCCTGGATGAAGTGATCAGTTGGGAGGCAGAGCTTGGCGCGCATTACGCCAGCCATTTGACGGGTGCTGAGTTGGAACTCGGTGTGAGCGCGATAGGCGCTAAACGTATGAAAAGCTGA